One Nocardia iowensis DNA window includes the following coding sequences:
- a CDS encoding APC family permease, whose protein sequence is MTDAPGELRRSLGLADAVVIGLGSMIGAGIFAALAPAARAAGSGLLLGLAVAAAVAYCNATSSARLAARYPSSGGTYVYGRERLGEFWGYLAGWCFVVGKTASCAAMALTVGVYAWPGHAHAVAVAAVVALTAVNYRGVQKSALATRAIVSIVLAVLAAVVVAAFTSGPTDATRLEFDSGLPLTGVLQAAGLLFFAFAGFARIATLGEEVRDPARTIPRAIPLALGITLLVYAVVVVAALSVLGPQGLSEATAPLSGVVRAAGVGWLEPVVRVGAVVAALGSLLALILGVSRTTLAMARDRHLPHTLAVVHPRFAVPHRASVAVGFVVAVAAATADLRAAIGFSSFGVLLYYAVANAAAWTLTAAEGRPVRLVPVVGLLGCLILACTLPTASVLSGVAVVVLGAAIYTARRNFATRSAATGRSR, encoded by the coding sequence CTGACGGACGCGCCGGGCGAGCTGCGTCGGAGCCTGGGGCTGGCCGATGCTGTGGTGATCGGGCTCGGCTCGATGATCGGGGCCGGGATCTTCGCGGCGTTGGCTCCGGCGGCCCGAGCGGCGGGATCGGGGCTATTACTCGGGCTCGCGGTGGCCGCGGCGGTGGCGTACTGCAATGCGACCTCATCGGCGCGATTAGCTGCCCGATATCCGTCCTCGGGCGGCACGTATGTGTACGGGCGCGAACGGCTCGGCGAATTCTGGGGCTATCTGGCTGGATGGTGTTTCGTGGTCGGTAAGACCGCTTCCTGCGCGGCCATGGCGTTGACCGTCGGTGTGTATGCCTGGCCGGGACACGCGCACGCGGTCGCCGTCGCTGCGGTGGTCGCGTTGACGGCGGTGAACTATCGCGGCGTCCAGAAGTCGGCACTGGCGACTCGGGCGATTGTCTCGATCGTGCTGGCCGTGCTCGCCGCTGTGGTTGTCGCGGCGTTCACCTCCGGCCCCACCGACGCCACAAGGCTGGAGTTCGATTCCGGTCTCCCCCTGACAGGCGTGTTGCAGGCAGCAGGTCTGTTGTTTTTCGCGTTCGCCGGATTTGCGCGGATCGCCACGCTCGGCGAGGAGGTACGTGACCCGGCACGCACGATTCCCCGGGCGATTCCATTGGCGCTGGGCATTACCTTGCTCGTGTATGCGGTTGTAGTGGTCGCCGCGCTGAGTGTGCTCGGGCCTCAAGGATTGTCCGAGGCGACCGCGCCGCTGTCGGGTGTGGTTCGCGCCGCCGGTGTCGGCTGGCTGGAGCCGGTGGTGCGGGTTGGAGCCGTCGTCGCCGCGCTCGGCTCGCTGCTGGCGTTGATCCTCGGTGTATCGCGCACCACGCTAGCGATGGCCCGCGACCGGCATCTGCCCCATACTTTGGCGGTCGTGCACCCTCGATTCGCGGTCCCGCACCGCGCCTCGGTCGCCGTCGGCTTCGTCGTGGCCGTGGCCGCCGCGACTGCCGATCTCCGTGCGGCGATTGGGTTTTCTTCTTTCGGAGTGCTGCTCTACTATGCCGTCGCCAATGCGGCAGCCTGGACGCTGACGGCGGCTGAGGGGAGGCCGGTGCGGTTGGTTCCGGTGGTCGGGCTGCTCGGCTGCCTGATCCTCGCCTGCACATTGCCAACGGCGTCGGTGCTGTCCGGCGTGGCGGTCGTCGTCCTCGGTGCCGCAATTTACACCGCCCGTCGCAACTTCGCTACCAGATCGGCCGCGACAGGGCGATCGCGATAA
- a CDS encoding ArsR family transcriptional regulator: MALARQAVPPFVHLAAHPVRWRLLAELSNGDYRVRELVVRVGEPQNLVSYHLRLLRDSGLVTASRSSNDRRDSYYHLDLDRAAEMLTGACAALHPALQMASTPTELESSVPSMVLFVCAGNSARSAIAEALLRQRAGGRVEGLSAGTRPKPFMHANTVRVLWEEFGIDLSDQRPRHLDTLIDQPFDAVVTLCDKAREICPDFGDDPRWIHWSIPDPVASGSEDSYPAFLATAAEIDTRIRYLLPTLTALDPTKRSA; the protein is encoded by the coding sequence ATGGCTCTGGCCCGTCAAGCTGTTCCACCGTTTGTTCATCTTGCCGCCCATCCAGTGCGGTGGCGGCTGTTGGCGGAACTGTCGAACGGCGACTATCGCGTGCGCGAACTGGTGGTTCGCGTTGGCGAGCCGCAAAATCTGGTCTCCTACCATTTGCGACTACTGCGTGACAGTGGCCTCGTCACCGCTTCGCGCAGCAGCAATGATCGCCGCGACAGCTACTACCACTTGGATCTGGACCGCGCCGCCGAAATGCTCACCGGTGCATGTGCAGCGCTACACCCTGCGCTCCAAATGGCTTCCACGCCAACAGAATTAGAATCGTCGGTGCCATCGATGGTGTTGTTCGTGTGTGCCGGGAACAGCGCGCGCTCCGCGATCGCTGAGGCCCTGCTGCGACAACGTGCCGGAGGCAGAGTCGAAGGGCTCAGCGCCGGCACTCGTCCGAAGCCGTTCATGCATGCCAATACGGTGCGGGTGTTGTGGGAGGAATTCGGCATCGACCTCTCCGACCAACGTCCCCGCCACCTGGACACGCTAATCGACCAACCCTTCGACGCTGTGGTCACACTGTGCGACAAGGCCCGTGAGATTTGTCCCGACTTCGGTGACGATCCCCGGTGGATCCACTGGAGCATCCCGGACCCGGTCGCCTCGGGCAGCGAGGATAGCTACCCGGCCTTCCTGGCCACTGCCGCCGAGATCGATACCCGCATCCGCTATCTGCTGCCAACCCTCACCGCCCTCGACCCCACGAAAAGGAGTGCCTGA
- a CDS encoding discoidin domain-containing protein, which produces MATHRGLFLTIFIGGLVIALTAVAIVFVMHRPSGHAGATACPDDAEAGRPGWTFSGTDPDAAYDQHPFVGNGYLGLRVPPHGAGYLATGEPSGWPLYTPRYDGAFVAGLFGRSAGLADDREVTAAIPNWSGLTVRVGNETYSPATPSVQLANFAQTVHLRCGLVRTTLTWTTPNGRTTDLVYEVLTDRSDQHVGAVRLTVVPRWSGEIVLTDVLDGAGARRLVHADSGDRGDGAVGVDFRTEGTEIAGTVASIFATPSPVAQQVSSAHDLSVSSEVRLEVQADSSYEVTKYVGVDTALTAADPTTAALDAARRAADRGWSSLLADTSAAWRMLWHGDIELPQQTELQTWARGSLYSLYSATNSQQDNSISPAGLSSDNYAGAVFWDADVWMFPALVQLAPQLAKSIVEYRYKTLPAARSNAQRLGLRGAFYPWTSTSRGELAECHSWDPPHCLTQIHLQGDVSLAAWQYYVATGDAVHLRSRVWPIMQSVAEFWASRVTQNPDSTYSIANVAGPDEYSNGVTDAVYTNAVAALALRNAARAAAVLGERPPAEWTTIADRLRIPFDPQRNIFLQYDGYPGTPIKQADTVLLIYPLEWPMSREVAANVLEFYAERTDPDGPAMTDSVHAIDAAAIGTPGCATGTYLQRSVRPFIRGPFWQFAEARGEKAGAKDPLAGAPAFTFATAAGGFLQTFTNGLLGLRLRDDHIRIDPTLPPTLKAGLTIRGIQWQGRTFDAQIGPDRTQITVTKGPSMRFETSTGTHSAGPDQPSFTVSTRRADLEPSDNIARCALVSASSEEPGRYADAAVDGSLGTSWAPNGVQGSVTVDLGVDARIGRIVPQWTDDTPPSLTVLASSDEQNWTMITLDSAGAPTDPISARYLRLDVTGSDPAAHPGVRELEVFRR; this is translated from the coding sequence ATGGCAACACACAGGGGCCTGTTCCTCACGATCTTCATAGGAGGGCTGGTGATCGCGCTGACGGCGGTAGCGATCGTCTTCGTGATGCACCGCCCGTCCGGGCACGCGGGGGCTACTGCGTGCCCAGACGATGCCGAGGCGGGACGCCCGGGCTGGACATTCTCCGGTACCGATCCGGACGCGGCGTACGACCAGCATCCGTTCGTCGGCAACGGCTATCTCGGACTGCGCGTACCGCCACACGGCGCAGGGTATCTTGCGACCGGCGAGCCGAGCGGATGGCCGCTGTACACGCCCAGATATGACGGCGCTTTCGTGGCCGGCCTCTTCGGCCGCTCCGCTGGTCTCGCCGATGATCGTGAAGTGACCGCAGCCATCCCGAACTGGTCAGGCCTGACGGTCCGCGTCGGGAATGAAACGTACTCCCCCGCAACACCCTCCGTGCAGCTCGCCAACTTCGCCCAGACCGTTCATCTGCGCTGCGGCCTAGTACGCACGACACTCACTTGGACCACACCCAACGGCAGGACCACCGATCTCGTTTACGAGGTACTGACCGATCGCTCCGATCAACACGTCGGCGCAGTACGCCTAACGGTGGTGCCGCGATGGTCAGGTGAAATCGTGCTGACCGACGTGCTCGACGGCGCGGGGGCTCGCCGATTGGTTCATGCAGACAGCGGCGACCGCGGCGACGGCGCCGTCGGAGTGGATTTCCGCACCGAGGGCACCGAAATCGCCGGGACGGTGGCGTCCATATTCGCCACACCATCTCCTGTGGCACAACAGGTCTCATCAGCCCACGATCTGAGCGTCAGTAGCGAAGTGCGCCTTGAAGTACAGGCCGACAGCAGTTACGAGGTGACGAAGTACGTCGGCGTCGACACCGCGCTCACCGCAGCGGATCCGACGACAGCAGCGCTCGACGCTGCGCGACGAGCGGCCGACCGAGGCTGGTCGTCGCTCTTGGCCGACACCAGCGCCGCGTGGCGGATGCTCTGGCACGGCGATATCGAGTTACCACAGCAGACCGAGCTGCAGACCTGGGCGCGGGGCTCGCTCTATTCGCTCTACTCGGCAACGAATTCTCAACAGGACAACAGCATTTCACCCGCCGGGCTCAGCAGCGACAACTATGCGGGCGCAGTTTTCTGGGACGCAGACGTCTGGATGTTCCCCGCGCTCGTGCAATTGGCGCCGCAGCTGGCGAAATCCATAGTGGAATACCGGTACAAGACCCTGCCTGCCGCACGATCCAACGCCCAACGACTCGGGTTGCGTGGCGCCTTCTATCCATGGACCAGCACCAGCCGCGGCGAGCTCGCGGAGTGCCACAGCTGGGATCCACCACACTGCCTGACCCAGATCCATCTACAGGGCGACGTCTCCCTCGCGGCCTGGCAGTACTACGTGGCCACCGGCGACGCGGTACACCTGCGATCCCGCGTCTGGCCGATCATGCAGAGTGTCGCCGAATTCTGGGCATCCCGAGTGACACAGAACCCCGACAGTACCTACTCGATCGCGAACGTCGCAGGTCCCGACGAGTACAGCAACGGGGTCACCGACGCCGTCTACACCAATGCGGTAGCGGCCCTGGCGTTACGCAATGCCGCCCGTGCCGCCGCCGTCCTCGGCGAACGGCCGCCTGCAGAGTGGACAACTATCGCTGACCGGCTGCGGATCCCGTTCGACCCTCAGCGCAATATCTTCTTGCAGTACGACGGATATCCGGGCACACCGATCAAACAGGCGGACACAGTCCTGCTGATCTATCCACTGGAATGGCCCATGTCTCGGGAAGTCGCCGCTAACGTCTTGGAGTTCTACGCGGAACGAACCGATCCCGACGGCCCGGCGATGACCGACTCGGTACACGCCATCGATGCCGCCGCTATCGGGACGCCGGGCTGTGCCACCGGCACCTACCTCCAGCGGTCAGTCCGACCATTCATTCGCGGTCCGTTCTGGCAATTCGCCGAAGCCCGCGGCGAGAAGGCTGGGGCCAAGGACCCGCTGGCCGGAGCGCCCGCGTTCACATTCGCCACCGCCGCAGGCGGATTCCTTCAGACATTCACCAACGGGCTACTCGGCCTGCGGCTGCGGGACGACCACATCCGCATCGATCCGACGCTGCCGCCGACGCTGAAAGCGGGCCTGACCATCCGTGGCATCCAGTGGCAGGGACGAACATTCGACGCCCAAATCGGTCCGGACCGAACACAGATAACTGTCACAAAAGGGCCGTCGATGCGGTTCGAAACATCCACCGGAACCCATTCTGCCGGTCCGGACCAACCGTCGTTTACCGTCAGCACTCGCCGTGCCGACCTGGAGCCTTCCGACAACATCGCCCGCTGCGCACTGGTATCCGCCAGCTCCGAGGAACCAGGGCGATACGCTGACGCTGCGGTCGATGGCAGCCTCGGCACCAGCTGGGCACCAAACGGCGTGCAGGGCAGCGTGACCGTCGATCTCGGCGTGGATGCGCGCATCGGCCGGATTGTCCCGCAATGGACCGACGACACGCCGCCATCCCTCACCGTCCTCGCCTCGTCCGACGAACAGAACTGGACCATGATCACCCTGGATTCTGCTGGTGCGCCGACAGATCCGATTTCTGCCCGCTATCTCCGACTCGACGTAACCGGTTCAGATCCCGCGGCGCACCCCGGTGTACGCGAACTCGAGGTCTTCCGCCGGTAG
- a CDS encoding ester cyclase, protein MSEINKDIARIPFEVWNSGELERLDSVVAIGAVHHDPYDPNGAEGLVGLKKSIAANRARYPDLHIDIDDQVADADRVATRWTARMTVDGKPATMRGITLEHIHDGKIVETWRSIDMLGFLQQLGQFHQP, encoded by the coding sequence ATGTCGGAAATCAACAAGGACATAGCACGAATTCCCTTCGAAGTGTGGAACTCCGGCGAACTCGAGCGACTCGACTCGGTCGTCGCCATAGGCGCGGTGCACCACGATCCATACGATCCCAATGGGGCCGAGGGCCTGGTCGGCCTGAAGAAATCGATTGCGGCCAACCGCGCCCGATACCCGGACCTGCACATCGACATCGATGACCAGGTCGCCGATGCCGACCGCGTTGCAACCCGCTGGACCGCCCGAATGACTGTCGACGGCAAGCCTGCGACGATGAGGGGTATCACCCTCGAACACATCCACGACGGCAAGATCGTCGAAACCTGGCGCAGCATCGACATGCTTGGCTTTCTCCAGCAGCTCGGCCAGTTCCACCAGCCATGA
- a CDS encoding molybdenum cofactor biosynthesis protein MoaE, which translates to MTSTRADARLSRISTRPLDPAEVESAVIGSHFGAAVVFTGRVRDHDGGQAVSALEYTAHPEAERFLRNICGEVADVSGLPVAALHRVGGLRIGDVAIVVAVAAPHRAEAFATCLALVERIKHEVPIWKRQLFAEGLSKWVNVCGSPTSPTS; encoded by the coding sequence ATGACATCGACGCGCGCAGACGCTCGGCTCAGCCGGATCAGTACCCGGCCGCTCGATCCTGCTGAGGTCGAGTCCGCGGTGATCGGATCGCACTTCGGTGCGGCCGTGGTGTTCACCGGCAGAGTTCGCGACCACGACGGCGGACAGGCGGTTTCGGCGCTCGAATATACGGCCCACCCTGAAGCCGAGCGGTTCCTACGCAACATCTGCGGCGAGGTCGCCGACGTCTCGGGCCTGCCCGTGGCTGCGCTGCATCGCGTGGGAGGTCTGCGAATCGGCGATGTCGCGATCGTAGTAGCGGTCGCTGCGCCGCATCGTGCCGAGGCCTTCGCCACCTGTCTGGCGTTGGTGGAGCGGATCAAGCATGAAGTACCGATCTGGAAGCGTCAACTATTCGCCGAAGGACTCTCGAAATGGGTGAACGTTTGCGGATCACCGACGTCACCGACTTCGTGA